From one Bacillus sp. FJAT-42376 genomic stretch:
- a CDS encoding glutamate-1-semialdehyde 2,1-aminomutase produces the protein MQFTKSEELQKSALEHIVGGVNSPSRSYKAVGGGAPVVMEKGQGAYFWDVDGNKYIDYLAAYGPIITGHAHPHITKAITKAAENGVLYGTPTPFEIDFAKKLKKAMPNMEKVRFVNSGTEAVMTTIRVARAYTGRDKVIKFAGCYHGHSDLVLVAAGSGPATLGTPDSAGVPKSIAQEVITVPFNDIEPFREAMEKWGSEIAAVLVEPIVGNFGIVEPKPGFLEQVNEITHNAGALVIYDEVITAFRFMYGGAQDMLGVTPDLTALGKIIGGGLPIGAYGGKKEIMETVAPLGPAYQAGTMAGNPASILSGIACLEVLEQEGVYEEMDRLGAILEEGILKHAAEHDVTITVNRLKGALTIYFTDEKVENYEQAENTDGEMFARFFKEMLHQGINLAPSKYEAWFLTTEHTEEDIHETLAAVEKAFRALKK, from the coding sequence ATGCAATTCACCAAATCTGAAGAGCTTCAAAAGTCAGCTCTTGAACATATTGTCGGCGGTGTAAACAGCCCGTCCCGATCGTATAAAGCTGTGGGCGGCGGAGCTCCGGTCGTCATGGAAAAAGGCCAGGGCGCTTACTTCTGGGATGTAGACGGAAATAAATACATAGATTACCTGGCGGCATATGGTCCGATCATTACCGGACATGCCCACCCCCATATCACAAAAGCTATTACAAAAGCGGCGGAAAACGGCGTTCTTTATGGAACACCGACACCGTTCGAAATCGATTTTGCGAAGAAGCTGAAAAAAGCCATGCCGAACATGGAAAAGGTCCGTTTCGTAAACTCCGGTACCGAAGCGGTTATGACAACGATCCGTGTAGCCCGTGCCTATACAGGACGCGATAAAGTCATTAAATTTGCGGGCTGCTATCACGGCCACTCCGATCTTGTTCTTGTGGCAGCAGGATCAGGTCCTGCAACACTCGGTACACCGGATTCTGCAGGGGTTCCAAAAAGCATTGCCCAGGAAGTCATCACCGTTCCGTTTAATGACATCGAACCTTTCCGTGAAGCCATGGAAAAATGGGGCAGTGAAATCGCTGCTGTGCTGGTCGAGCCGATCGTCGGCAACTTTGGAATCGTTGAACCGAAACCCGGCTTCCTCGAGCAGGTAAACGAAATCACCCACAACGCCGGTGCTCTTGTCATTTATGATGAAGTCATCACGGCATTCCGCTTCATGTATGGAGGCGCCCAGGATATGCTCGGCGTGACACCTGATTTGACTGCGCTAGGAAAAATTATCGGCGGCGGTCTGCCAATTGGCGCTTACGGCGGTAAAAAAGAGATTATGGAAACTGTCGCACCGCTCGGACCTGCCTATCAGGCAGGAACCATGGCCGGCAACCCCGCTTCCATTCTTTCCGGAATCGCCTGCCTCGAAGTACTGGAGCAGGAAGGCGTCTACGAAGAAATGGACCGGCTTGGCGCGATCCTTGAAGAAGGCATCCTAAAGCATGCGGCTGAACATGATGTCACCATCACAGTGAACCGTCTGAAAGGTGCGCTCACCATCTACTTTACAGATGAAAAAGTAGAAAACTATGAGCAGGCAGAAAACACAGACGGCGAAATGTTCGCCCGCTTCTTTAAAGAAATGCTGCACCAGGGAATCAACCTTGCCCCTTCAAAATACGAAGCCTGGTTCCTGACAACTGAGCATACTGAGGAAGATATTCACGAGACTCTCGCTGCAGTTGAAAAAGCGTTTAGAGCTTTGAAAAAATAA
- the perR gene encoding peroxide-responsive transcriptional repressor PerR produces the protein MSEHQLKEAIDTLKQTGVRITPQRHAILEYLIQSMNHPTADDIYKSLEGKFPNMSVATVYNNLRVFKEVGLVKELTYGDSSSRFDFVTTEHYHVICETCGKIVDFHYPGLDEVEHLAAHVTGFKVSHHRMEIYGECSSCSQKKIH, from the coding sequence ATGTCTGAACATCAGCTCAAGGAAGCGATTGATACGTTAAAGCAAACCGGAGTCCGGATTACCCCGCAGCGTCATGCCATTTTGGAATACCTTATTCAATCCATGAACCATCCTACAGCGGACGATATTTATAAATCATTGGAAGGTAAGTTTCCAAATATGAGTGTGGCAACAGTCTATAATAACCTTCGTGTTTTTAAAGAAGTCGGTCTTGTAAAAGAATTGACCTACGGTGATTCCTCCAGCCGGTTCGATTTCGTCACAACTGAGCACTACCACGTGATCTGCGAAACATGCGGCAAAATTGTAGACTTCCATTATCCGGGTCTGGATGAAGTGGAACATCTTGCAGCCCATGTCACGGGATTCAAAGTAAGCCATCACAGGATGGAAATCTACGGGGAATGCAGCAGCTGCAGCCAGAAAAAAATCCATTAA
- the clpP gene encoding ATP-dependent Clp endopeptidase proteolytic subunit ClpP yields MNMIPYVVEQTKHGERSYDIYSRLLKDRIIMISDEINDQTANSAVAQMLFLASEDPEKDISLYINSPGGSVTAGFAIIDTMDYIQPDVKTICIGMAASMGAMLLLSGKKGKRYTLPSAEVMIHQPLGGARGQASDIEITAKRLLHTKQILNEKIAKQTGQPIEKVARDSDRDYYMTAKEALAYGIVDEIITR; encoded by the coding sequence ATGAACATGATTCCTTATGTAGTGGAACAAACGAAACACGGCGAGCGTTCGTATGATATATACTCAAGGCTTTTAAAAGACCGCATCATCATGATCAGTGACGAAATCAATGACCAGACAGCCAACAGCGCGGTCGCACAGATGCTTTTCCTCGCTTCAGAGGATCCGGAAAAAGATATTTCCCTCTATATAAATAGTCCGGGCGGTTCAGTCACGGCAGGTTTTGCGATTATCGATACGATGGATTACATTCAGCCTGACGTGAAAACAATCTGCATCGGAATGGCCGCTTCCATGGGAGCGATGCTGCTCCTGTCCGGGAAAAAGGGAAAACGATATACGCTCCCGTCAGCCGAGGTGATGATCCACCAGCCGCTCGGAGGTGCCCGGGGCCAGGCGTCCGATATTGAAATAACCGCGAAACGCCTGCTTCACACCAAACAGATTTTAAATGAAAAAATCGCCAAACAGACCGGACAGCCAATTGAGAAGGTTGCCCGGGATTCAGACCGCGATTACTATATGACCGCGAAGGAAGCACTCGCCTACGGAATCGTCGATGAAATCATTACCAGGTAG
- a CDS encoding potassium channel family protein has protein sequence MEPVIAIATIFCLLMSVRITAKTFKEQQFLSRETILVIAFLYMSILIGFAMMYLLFIQTGHGVLTQGNEPIKGNYLEHLNTSLYFSAVTLFSVGYGEIIPVGAGRLLAVIEALIGYMLPVILVARTVFEIDKNAK, from the coding sequence ATGGAACCGGTTATTGCCATCGCCACAATTTTTTGCCTGCTCATGTCCGTCCGGATCACAGCGAAGACGTTTAAAGAGCAGCAATTTCTGTCCCGCGAAACAATTCTTGTTATCGCTTTTTTATATATGTCCATCCTGATCGGCTTTGCGATGATGTACCTTCTTTTCATCCAGACAGGACATGGGGTTTTGACGCAGGGAAATGAACCGATTAAAGGAAATTATCTGGAGCATCTGAACACCAGTCTGTATTTTAGCGCGGTTACACTGTTTTCTGTCGGTTACGGGGAGATTATTCCGGTCGGGGCGGGGAGGCTGCTTGCTGTAATTGAAGCGCTGATTGGCTATATGCTGCCGGTTATTTTAGTAGCCAGAACTGTATTTGAGATCGATAAAAACGCGAAATAG
- a CDS encoding daunorubicin ABC transporter permease: protein MDKYIEMVRIRFLMMLAYRTNYYSGILIYSINIGAYFFLWSAIYGDKGNIQGLSVLQMSTYVAVAWMARAFYFNNIDREIALEIKEGKVAVELLRPYHYLGMKTMQAFGEGVFRLIFFSLPGMIFIAFVFPLEFPGGVSTWIFFALSLVFSFIINTQINLLTGIMTFFLFNNDGLIRAKRVVVDLFSGLLLPISFYPGWAQNVMQYFPFQAISYVPNMIFTEAYKGNELMQALFYQGVWAVLLLIPIQLLWMLAKKQMVIQGG from the coding sequence ATGGATAAGTACATTGAAATGGTGCGCATCCGCTTTTTGATGATGCTTGCGTACCGGACGAACTACTACAGCGGGATTCTGATTTACAGTATTAACATCGGCGCCTACTTCTTTTTGTGGTCTGCGATCTATGGAGACAAAGGGAATATCCAGGGCTTGAGCGTACTGCAGATGTCGACGTATGTGGCGGTAGCCTGGATGGCGAGGGCCTTTTATTTCAACAACATCGACCGGGAGATTGCCCTGGAAATAAAGGAAGGGAAGGTAGCGGTTGAACTGCTGCGTCCCTATCATTACCTGGGCATGAAAACGATGCAGGCATTTGGAGAAGGGGTATTCCGTCTGATTTTCTTCTCGCTGCCCGGCATGATATTTATCGCCTTCGTTTTTCCGCTGGAATTTCCGGGCGGGGTGTCCACTTGGATCTTTTTTGCCCTGTCACTCGTTTTCAGTTTTATCATTAATACACAAATTAATTTGCTTACCGGAATTATGACGTTCTTTCTATTTAATAACGACGGACTTATCCGGGCGAAGCGCGTCGTCGTGGATCTGTTTTCCGGACTGCTCCTGCCGATCAGTTTTTACCCGGGCTGGGCACAGAATGTGATGCAATACTTCCCGTTCCAGGCGATCAGCTATGTGCCGAACATGATTTTCACCGAGGCCTATAAAGGAAACGAACTTATGCAGGCCCTGTTCTATCAAGGGGTTTGGGCTGTCCTCCTCCTCATTCCGATCCAGCTTCTATGGATGCTGGCAAAAAAGCAAATGGTCATCCAGGGAGGGTAA
- a CDS encoding sigma factor-like helix-turn-helix DNA-binding protein has protein sequence MKSSAARFEKKDLHETYLSLFKYCLMLTRNKWDAEDLAQAAVCRLLEKYQELPEDLPQALYNKAAYHLHIDFYRKQSRITIGFVPSDLTEPKTENKIAELAEWLASVMTKKQAAVFVLKEALLFKNEEIAELTGFTVATVKALLFRARQHTMQDGTSDIDGELAAAISRSLTEEDPHPLLNLLTLVPKSNSGPTALMAAS, from the coding sequence ATGAAGAGCAGCGCTGCCCGTTTTGAAAAAAAAGACCTTCATGAAACGTATCTTTCCCTATTTAAATACTGTCTCATGCTTACCCGGAATAAATGGGATGCCGAGGACCTTGCTCAGGCGGCCGTTTGCAGGCTTTTGGAAAAGTATCAGGAACTCCCGGAGGACCTGCCGCAGGCCCTCTATAACAAAGCCGCCTATCATTTGCATATTGACTTTTACCGCAAACAAAGCCGGATTACGATCGGGTTCGTTCCTTCTGATTTAACTGAACCCAAAACAGAAAACAAAATAGCAGAGCTTGCCGAATGGCTCGCCTCTGTCATGACGAAGAAACAGGCAGCCGTCTTTGTGCTGAAGGAAGCGCTGCTTTTCAAAAATGAAGAAATTGCTGAATTGACTGGCTTTACGGTTGCAACCGTTAAAGCGCTTTTATTCAGGGCGAGGCAGCACACGATGCAGGATGGCACATCGGACATTGATGGAGAACTGGCCGCAGCCATCAGCCGTTCTCTGACGGAAGAAGATCCGCATCCCCTGCTCAATCTGCTGACCCTCGTTCCGAAATCAAACAGCGGACCTACAGCACTCATGGCCGCTTCATAA
- a CDS encoding ABC-2 family transporter protein — translation MYYLSMFIQYAGQYMKTRLQYRADVLVEIFSDFLFQAVNLIFILVVFGHTQSLSGWNQNEIIFIYGFFLIPFAIFGAFFNIWDFNERYIVKGEMDRILTRPIHSLFQITLERMELESLFGAVTGFAVMMYAGFQLDLPFYWHDPFVFLLFTVGGVLVYAGIFIMIASISFYSDSRTSIMPMMYNIGNYGRYPVDIYNKAIRFVLTWILPFAFVGMYPAAYFLRKEEWYTYAFLTPVVGIAFFLIAVFVWNQGVKQYRGAGN, via the coding sequence ATGTATTACCTATCGATGTTTATCCAATATGCAGGACAATATATGAAAACGAGGCTGCAGTACCGTGCAGACGTCCTGGTTGAAATTTTTTCAGATTTCTTATTTCAGGCTGTCAATCTGATCTTTATCCTCGTCGTATTCGGCCACACCCAGTCCTTAAGCGGGTGGAACCAAAACGAAATCATCTTTATTTACGGATTTTTCCTAATCCCATTCGCGATATTCGGAGCCTTCTTCAACATATGGGACTTTAATGAACGGTACATTGTAAAGGGGGAGATGGACCGGATCTTAACAAGGCCGATCCACAGCCTGTTCCAGATCACGCTTGAGAGGATGGAACTTGAATCGCTGTTCGGTGCGGTAACCGGTTTTGCGGTTATGATGTACGCAGGATTTCAGCTGGATCTCCCGTTTTACTGGCATGATCCGTTCGTATTCCTGCTGTTCACCGTCGGAGGAGTACTCGTTTACGCAGGAATCTTCATCATGATCGCAAGCATCAGTTTCTACTCCGACTCCCGGACATCCATTATGCCGATGATGTATAACATCGGGAACTACGGACGATATCCGGTCGACATTTATAACAAAGCCATCCGCTTCGTCTTAACATGGATCCTGCCATTCGCTTTCGTCGGCATGTATCCGGCGGCTTACTTTTTGAGAAAAGAAGAATGGTATACGTACGCGTTCTTAACACCGGTTGTCGGAATCGCCTTCTTCTTGATTGCCGTATTTGTATGGAATCAGGGCGTGAAGCAGTACCGGGGAGCGGGGAACTAA
- the bcp gene encoding thioredoxin-dependent thiol peroxidase has product MSIEVGVQAPEFELIAAGGEKVKLSDYRGKYVVLYFYPKDMTPGCTTQACDFRDRHSEFSDVNAVILGVSPDPVDKHDKFRDKYDLPFHLLADEDHKVSEAYGVWKLKKNFGKEYMGIERSTFIIDPEGKIIKEWKKVKVKDHVEEALAFIKQRN; this is encoded by the coding sequence ATGAGTATTGAAGTTGGAGTACAGGCTCCCGAATTTGAACTGATTGCAGCTGGCGGCGAAAAAGTGAAGCTGTCTGATTATAGAGGCAAGTATGTGGTTCTCTATTTTTATCCGAAGGACATGACGCCGGGGTGCACCACGCAGGCTTGTGATTTTCGTGACCGCCACAGTGAATTTTCGGATGTAAATGCGGTGATTCTTGGTGTGAGCCCGGATCCTGTAGACAAGCATGATAAATTCAGAGACAAATATGATCTTCCGTTTCACCTGCTTGCCGATGAGGATCATAAAGTGTCAGAAGCATACGGTGTCTGGAAGCTGAAAAAGAACTTCGGGAAAGAATACATGGGCATTGAACGCTCCACTTTTATTATCGATCCGGAAGGGAAGATTATAAAAGAATGGAAAAAAGTCAAAGTGAAGGATCATGTGGAGGAAGCACTGGCGTTTATTAAGCAAAGGAACTAA
- a CDS encoding FtsW/RodA/SpoVE family cell cycle protein, which produces MADQKTFLSEVTKHIKMKEAKKLVTAELAGHIEAGKQEWIRQGLTEEEAEEKAVREMGSPHSIGEKFNKIYRPQVDWITLVLLAAVLGFGFLPLISIGALSSRDYIMSKSISVLIGASIAIVLMYADYRKWAKFRWHFYIAGLVLLCLMSNLFPDHSLFPEFFPKVKGVTYIYLGGTFIFSNLFTLSLFYLGWAGILQKSDLKLWEFLLLFTIPGFIFYKTGIPTCMLYMVMVFSMLFQSRVKKRAEIIVISSCMLIISGVTLAITFLKNQELLDRFNGFINPDIYKHSSGYIYVEIKKVLSNAEWLGSNMERVPLAHTDYAFLSIIRSFGYLPAFLVALALILLLIRIFQLISSVKDPFGRTLITGGCFLYSVQVLYSIAMSLGLLPSISVSLPFISYGFTPLVMNAVLVGAALSIYRRKNLSFI; this is translated from the coding sequence ATGGCGGATCAAAAGACGTTCTTAAGTGAAGTCACAAAGCACATCAAAATGAAAGAAGCGAAGAAACTCGTTACAGCAGAGCTTGCGGGCCATATTGAGGCAGGGAAACAGGAGTGGATCCGGCAAGGGCTAACGGAAGAAGAGGCAGAAGAAAAAGCGGTTAGGGAGATGGGGAGTCCTCATTCGATTGGTGAGAAGTTTAATAAGATTTACAGGCCTCAGGTGGACTGGATAACGCTTGTGCTGCTTGCAGCGGTTTTGGGCTTTGGGTTTTTGCCGCTTATTTCAATTGGTGCATTAAGTAGTAGAGATTACATTATGAGCAAGTCTATATCTGTGCTGATTGGAGCGAGTATCGCAATTGTCCTTATGTATGCAGACTATAGGAAATGGGCTAAGTTTAGATGGCATTTTTATATAGCTGGACTGGTTCTATTATGCCTGATGAGTAATTTATTCCCTGATCATTCGCTGTTCCCTGAATTCTTTCCTAAAGTAAAGGGAGTCACCTATATATATTTAGGTGGGACTTTTATTTTCAGTAATTTATTTACACTTTCTTTATTTTATTTAGGCTGGGCAGGCATCCTGCAAAAATCTGACTTAAAACTATGGGAATTCCTATTATTGTTCACAATTCCTGGCTTTATTTTTTATAAAACTGGAATTCCTACTTGTATGCTTTATATGGTAATGGTCTTCTCCATGCTGTTCCAGAGCAGGGTAAAGAAAAGAGCAGAGATCATAGTAATATCAAGCTGCATGTTGATAATATCTGGAGTAACTTTAGCTATTACTTTTCTGAAAAATCAGGAGCTATTGGATCGTTTCAACGGATTTATCAATCCCGACATTTACAAACATAGTTCCGGCTATATATATGTAGAAATAAAAAAAGTTTTGAGCAATGCCGAGTGGTTGGGGTCAAATATGGAGAGAGTTCCTCTAGCACACACAGACTATGCATTTTTAAGCATTATACGCTCATTTGGGTATTTACCAGCCTTTCTTGTAGCTTTAGCCCTTATTCTGCTGCTGATTAGGATATTTCAATTGATCTCTTCTGTAAAAGACCCTTTTGGCAGAACTTTGATCACAGGAGGCTGCTTCCTGTATTCAGTCCAAGTTTTATACAGTATCGCTATGTCCTTGGGATTGCTTCCATCCATATCTGTATCTTTGCCCTTTATAAGCTACGGTTTTACTCCTCTTGTGATGAATGCTGTATTGGTAGGAGCTGCATTAAGTATTTACAGGCGGAAAAATCTTAGCTTTATTTAA
- a CDS encoding YgzB family protein — protein MARAYSNKINKIRTFALSLVFIGFIIMYLGIFFRQSIIAMTIFMLLGLLSILASTAVYFWIGMLSTRAVQVICPSCQKPTKILGRVDMCMHCREPLTLDKQLEGKEFNEDYNRKTAKKS, from the coding sequence ATGGCTCGCGCATACTCAAATAAAATTAACAAAATAAGAACGTTCGCGCTCAGTTTAGTTTTTATTGGGTTCATTATTATGTATTTAGGGATTTTTTTCAGACAGTCAATCATTGCAATGACAATTTTTATGCTTCTGGGATTGCTTTCGATTTTAGCCAGCACAGCTGTTTACTTCTGGATTGGCATGCTGTCGACAAGAGCTGTACAAGTAATCTGTCCTTCCTGCCAAAAGCCGACGAAAATTCTCGGAAGGGTGGATATGTGCATGCACTGCCGGGAGCCTCTGACACTGGACAAGCAGCTTGAAGGAAAAGAATTCAATGAAGATTATAACCGGAAAACGGCAAAAAAAAGCTGA
- a CDS encoding ATP-binding cassette domain-containing protein → MKNVIETEGLRKEFKAYSSREGLGGAFRDLFTRNYKVVRAVDDLSFTIKQGEMVGYIGENGAGKSTSIKMLTGILNPTAGTVRVNGMDPHRQREKFVSSIGVVFGQRSQLWWDIAVQESFRLLKKVYKVSDEDYKNHMEHVIESLDIGPLLDKPVRKLSLGQRMRCELAAALIHNPPLLFLDEPTIGLDVLVKLKIRQFLKEMNEKYKTTILLTTHDLSDIEALCERVIMLDQGKIIYDGALAHLRQDFGEGKKIEFQFGEPVDEASLKELSAELEVFWQQNNENSWTALLTAQEAGMSELIGRVVGAKKVLDMSIHEVSTEEIIRQIYEKGYQPEQRVLT, encoded by the coding sequence ATGAAAAATGTCATTGAAACAGAAGGGCTTCGGAAGGAATTTAAAGCCTATTCGAGCCGGGAAGGCCTCGGTGGTGCTTTCCGGGATTTGTTTACACGCAATTATAAAGTGGTCCGCGCTGTCGATGATCTATCGTTTACCATCAAGCAGGGAGAGATGGTCGGCTATATCGGCGAAAACGGAGCGGGAAAATCCACTTCCATAAAAATGCTGACGGGAATTCTGAATCCGACGGCCGGGACGGTTCGTGTCAATGGAATGGACCCGCATAGGCAGCGGGAGAAATTCGTAAGCTCGATCGGTGTAGTATTCGGCCAGCGCTCTCAGCTCTGGTGGGATATCGCGGTTCAGGAATCATTCCGTCTACTGAAAAAAGTGTATAAGGTGTCTGATGAAGACTATAAAAATCACATGGAGCATGTGATTGAATCACTTGATATCGGTCCGCTCCTTGATAAGCCGGTCCGAAAGCTGTCGCTGGGCCAAAGGATGAGATGCGAGCTTGCGGCTGCATTGATCCATAATCCGCCGCTCTTGTTTCTGGACGAGCCGACGATTGGGCTGGATGTACTGGTGAAACTGAAGATCCGGCAGTTCTTGAAGGAAATGAATGAAAAGTACAAAACGACGATCCTGCTGACCACCCATGATTTATCCGATATTGAGGCGCTTTGCGAGCGGGTCATCATGCTCGATCAGGGGAAAATCATTTATGATGGGGCACTTGCTCATCTCCGCCAGGATTTCGGCGAAGGAAAGAAAATTGAATTTCAGTTTGGAGAGCCTGTTGATGAAGCTTCATTAAAGGAGCTTTCTGCTGAGCTTGAGGTTTTCTGGCAGCAAAACAATGAAAACAGCTGGACAGCCTTGCTTACCGCACAGGAAGCCGGCATGTCTGAGCTCATCGGCCGTGTAGTAGGGGCGAAAAAAGTGCTGGATATGAGCATCCACGAAGTGTCGACAGAAGAGATCATCCGCCAGATTTATGAAAAAGGATATCAGCCGGAACAGAGGGTCCTGACATGA
- a CDS encoding sigma-70 family RNA polymerase sigma factor, with translation MEESIAEIWETEDKEAVLDEIIHLYGQDILQLAYSYVKNKAIAEDLTQDIFVKCYKSLHTYNRKSKIRTWLWRIAINTCKDHVKSWYSKNVMAASEELTHSWDSEQLVEEEVLQKDTDDLLAAAVMELPIQYREVIYLFYFEELTIKEISALASVNENTVKTRMKRAKELLKERLEDNHQWTSD, from the coding sequence TTGGAAGAATCAATCGCTGAAATATGGGAAACCGAAGATAAGGAAGCCGTTCTCGATGAAATCATTCATTTATATGGACAGGATATCCTCCAGCTTGCTTATTCTTACGTAAAGAATAAAGCAATTGCGGAAGATTTGACTCAGGATATATTCGTGAAGTGCTATAAATCCTTACATACCTATAATAGAAAATCCAAGATTAGGACTTGGCTATGGAGAATTGCCATTAATACATGCAAAGATCATGTAAAGAGCTGGTACAGCAAAAACGTTATGGCTGCAAGCGAAGAACTAACGCATAGCTGGGATTCTGAACAATTAGTTGAAGAGGAAGTTCTGCAAAAAGATACCGATGACCTGCTTGCAGCCGCAGTCATGGAGCTGCCGATTCAATATAGAGAGGTCATTTACTTGTTTTATTTTGAAGAATTAACGATCAAAGAAATCTCTGCTTTAGCCAGCGTTAATGAAAACACCGTTAAAACAAGAATGAAGCGTGCTAAAGAACTTTTGAAGGAAAGATTGGAGGACAATCATCAATGGACAAGCGATTAA
- a CDS encoding SPFH domain-containing protein, with product MIEKKIWKVNGFAGVLLFLIFAGGALLFLNMQQQMGEVPAIGLAVASLLLGMLILSGMTIVQPNKAHVCTFFGTYRGVIREQGFWLTIPLTIRSSISLRAVNFNSEKLKVNDFEGNPIEIAAVIVYRVLDSAKAMYDVNDYVEFVRIQSETGIRHIATQYPYDNFYGEEGISLRKNSDEIADMLAKDLQRRLEVAGVEVIEARIMNLAYSSEIASAMLQRQQATAVLAARKVIVDGAVGLVKSAIEQLAEEGVVELDEEKKAQMVNNLMVSLVSEKGMQPIINSGSIY from the coding sequence ATGATAGAAAAAAAGATTTGGAAAGTGAATGGTTTTGCAGGGGTTTTACTGTTTCTTATTTTTGCCGGAGGCGCTCTTCTTTTCTTAAACATGCAGCAGCAGATGGGTGAAGTTCCCGCCATTGGGCTTGCCGTCGCCTCTCTCCTTCTCGGGATGCTCATTTTAAGCGGCATGACCATTGTCCAGCCGAATAAAGCCCATGTGTGTACATTCTTCGGAACATACCGGGGAGTAATCCGGGAGCAGGGCTTCTGGCTGACAATCCCGCTTACGATTCGCAGCAGCATTTCCCTGAGAGCTGTCAACTTTAACAGTGAAAAACTTAAAGTGAATGATTTTGAAGGCAATCCGATTGAAATCGCAGCCGTCATCGTTTACAGAGTATTGGATTCAGCGAAAGCCATGTATGATGTTAACGACTATGTGGAATTTGTCCGTATTCAGAGTGAAACAGGAATCCGCCATATTGCCACTCAATATCCGTATGATAATTTTTACGGGGAAGAAGGAATCTCTTTAAGAAAGAATAGTGATGAAATAGCCGATATGCTCGCAAAAGATCTTCAAAGAAGATTGGAAGTTGCCGGAGTGGAAGTTATCGAAGCCCGGATTATGAATCTCGCCTATTCCTCTGAGATTGCTTCTGCGATGCTTCAGAGGCAGCAGGCAACAGCAGTTCTAGCTGCCCGGAAAGTCATTGTGGATGGGGCAGTAGGTTTGGTGAAATCCGCAATTGAACAGCTCGCGGAAGAAGGCGTTGTTGAGCTGGATGAAGAGAAAAAAGCACAGATGGTCAATAATTTAATGGTTTCCCTCGTGTCCGAAAAAGGCATGCAGCCGATCATTAATTCAGGAAGCATCTACTAG
- a CDS encoding PadR family transcriptional regulator — translation MDKRLRSLRQSMKKTVFSELNFTEKMHREIRKKITEDISDEDLLLAVMQLLAAEKTGFDLSRSIRSRGIRKFHENEGDLYTMLHELESKGWLKSRWDNESRKHYQLNAKGRKQLQKLEKKSAAPSLKWNEQPEG, via the coding sequence ATGGACAAGCGATTAAGATCCCTTCGCCAATCAATGAAAAAGACTGTGTTCAGCGAACTGAACTTTACAGAAAAGATGCACAGGGAAATCAGAAAAAAAATCACAGAAGACATTTCAGACGAAGATCTGCTTCTGGCTGTCATGCAGCTGTTGGCAGCCGAGAAAACAGGCTTTGACCTGTCCCGCTCTATCCGTTCCCGAGGCATCCGGAAATTTCATGAAAATGAGGGGGATTTATATACGATGCTGCATGAGCTTGAATCAAAAGGGTGGCTCAAAAGCCGATGGGACAATGAGAGCCGCAAACACTATCAGCTGAATGCTAAAGGACGGAAACAGCTCCAAAAGCTCGAAAAAAAATCAGCCGCTCCTTCATTAAAATGGAATGAACAGCCGGAGGGATAA